Proteins from a genomic interval of Polyodon spathula isolate WHYD16114869_AA chromosome 1, ASM1765450v1, whole genome shotgun sequence:
- the LOC121321645 gene encoding perilipin-2-like isoform X3 — translation MEMMVVEPQQNVLARMASLPLVSSTYDMVSTVYCNTKENHPYIKSVCEVAENSVKTITSVALTSAMPIIQKLEPQIAIANSFACRSLDKIEEKWPILHQPSDKIVANAKDAVTTTVTGAKETVSFTITGVLDMTKGAVQESVEMTKAVVNGSVNTVMGSRVVKMVSTGVDTALSRSESLVDMYLPLTEEELATEAKSVDENEVAANKPSYYRRLGSVSTKLRTRAYHQALAKIAYARQNMDSANQKLHSAQDKLHLSWLEWRKKTGCNDEVQDAEHIESRTLAITRGLTHQLQTTCLTLVASVQGLPRNIQDQANTLARSATNVYQNFSSVSSFHEVSDTVLASSKGQLAKMKDSVDGVMDYLVNNTPLNWLVPDFTITDFSSEPDDLPYDVEYDDVQNDNYSNANGPTQLPM, via the exons ATGGAGATGATGGTAGTTGAACCGCAACAG AATGTTTTAGCCAGGATGGCCAGCCTTCCTCTGGTGAGCTCTACTTATGACATGGTCTCCACTGTGTACTGCAACACCAAGGAGAACCACCCCTATATAAAGTCTGTGTGTGAGGTGGCAGAGAACAGTGTGAAGACAATCACTTCAGTGGCCCTCACCAGCGCCATGCCCATCATCCAAAAGCTGGAGCCCCAAA TTGCAATTGCAAACTCGTTTGCCTGCAGAAGTCTGGATAAGATAGAAGAGAAATGGCCAATTCTTCACCAGCCCTCTGACAAG ATTGTTGCAAATGCCAAAGATGCGGTGACAACAACTGTGACTGGTGCCAAGGAGACTGTGTCTTTCACTATCACTGGGGTGCTGGATATGACCAAAGGAGCCGTTCAAGAGAGTGTGGAGATGACCAAGGCGGTTGTGAATGGCAGTGTGAATACTGTGATGGGCAGCCGTGTAGTGAAGATGGTGAGCACTGGAGTTGACACGGCGCTGAGCAGGTCTGAGTCCCTGGTGGATATGTATCTCCCCCTGACTGAGGAAGAACTGG ccaCGGAGGCCAAAAGTGTAGACGAAAATGAAGTTGCTGCAAATAAGCCAAGTTATTATAGAAGGCTGGGATCAGTTTCAACCAAGCTACGCACACGGGCTTACCATCAGGCCCTTGCCAAG ATTGCGTATGCAAGACAAAACATGGACAGTGCCAATCAGAAACTTCACAGTGCCCAGGATAAGCTGCATCTGTCTTGGCTGGAATGGAGGAAAAAGACAGGATGCAATGATGAGGTTCAAGATGCAGAG CACATTGAATCTCGCACTCTTGCCATCACCCGTGGACTTACCCACCAGCTCCAGACGACCTGCCTTACCCTAGTTGCCAGCGTCCAGGGCTTACCTCGGAACATCCAGGACCAGGCTAACACTCTTGCACGCTCTGCAACCAACGTCTACCAGAACTTCAGCTCCGTCTCTTCATTCCATGAGGTCTCTGACACAGTCCTGGCCAGCAGCAAAGGGCAGCTTGCCAAAATGAAGGATTCTGTGGATGGTGTGATGGATTACCTGGTCAACAACACCCCCCTCAATTGGCTG GTACCAGATTTCACCATCACAGACTTTTCATCTGAGCCTGACGACCTTCCATACGATGTAGAGTATGACGATGTCCAAAACGACAACTACTCCAATGCAAACGGCCCCACGCAGCTGCCTATGTAG
- the LOC121321645 gene encoding perilipin-2-like isoform X1 translates to MEMMVVEPQQNVLARMASLPLVSSTYDMVSTVYCNTKENHPYIKSVCEVAENSVKTITSVALTSAMPIIQKLEPQIAIANSFACRSLDKIEEKWPILHQPSDKIVANAKDAVTTTVTGAKETVSFTITGVLDMTKGAVQESVEMTKAVVNGSVNTVMGSRVVKMVSTGVDTALSRSESLVDMYLPLTEEELATEAKSVDENEVAANKPSYYRRLGSVSTKLRTRAYHQALAKVWDAKQRSHEVISELHHNMDLIAYARQNMDSANQKLHSAQDKLHLSWLEWRKKTGCNDEVQDAEHIESRTLAITRGLTHQLQTTCLTLVASVQGLPRNIQDQANTLARSATNVYQNFSSVSSFHEVSDTVLASSKGQLAKMKDSVDGVMDYLVNNTPLNWLVPDFTITDFSSEPDDLPYDVEYDDVQNDNYSNANGPTQLPM, encoded by the exons ATGGAGATGATGGTAGTTGAACCGCAACAG AATGTTTTAGCCAGGATGGCCAGCCTTCCTCTGGTGAGCTCTACTTATGACATGGTCTCCACTGTGTACTGCAACACCAAGGAGAACCACCCCTATATAAAGTCTGTGTGTGAGGTGGCAGAGAACAGTGTGAAGACAATCACTTCAGTGGCCCTCACCAGCGCCATGCCCATCATCCAAAAGCTGGAGCCCCAAA TTGCAATTGCAAACTCGTTTGCCTGCAGAAGTCTGGATAAGATAGAAGAGAAATGGCCAATTCTTCACCAGCCCTCTGACAAG ATTGTTGCAAATGCCAAAGATGCGGTGACAACAACTGTGACTGGTGCCAAGGAGACTGTGTCTTTCACTATCACTGGGGTGCTGGATATGACCAAAGGAGCCGTTCAAGAGAGTGTGGAGATGACCAAGGCGGTTGTGAATGGCAGTGTGAATACTGTGATGGGCAGCCGTGTAGTGAAGATGGTGAGCACTGGAGTTGACACGGCGCTGAGCAGGTCTGAGTCCCTGGTGGATATGTATCTCCCCCTGACTGAGGAAGAACTGG ccaCGGAGGCCAAAAGTGTAGACGAAAATGAAGTTGCTGCAAATAAGCCAAGTTATTATAGAAGGCTGGGATCAGTTTCAACCAAGCTACGCACACGGGCTTACCATCAGGCCCTTGCCAAGGTATGGGACGCAAAGCAGCGGAGTCATGAGGTCATTTCGGAGCTTCACCACAATATGGACTTG ATTGCGTATGCAAGACAAAACATGGACAGTGCCAATCAGAAACTTCACAGTGCCCAGGATAAGCTGCATCTGTCTTGGCTGGAATGGAGGAAAAAGACAGGATGCAATGATGAGGTTCAAGATGCAGAG CACATTGAATCTCGCACTCTTGCCATCACCCGTGGACTTACCCACCAGCTCCAGACGACCTGCCTTACCCTAGTTGCCAGCGTCCAGGGCTTACCTCGGAACATCCAGGACCAGGCTAACACTCTTGCACGCTCTGCAACCAACGTCTACCAGAACTTCAGCTCCGTCTCTTCATTCCATGAGGTCTCTGACACAGTCCTGGCCAGCAGCAAAGGGCAGCTTGCCAAAATGAAGGATTCTGTGGATGGTGTGATGGATTACCTGGTCAACAACACCCCCCTCAATTGGCTG GTACCAGATTTCACCATCACAGACTTTTCATCTGAGCCTGACGACCTTCCATACGATGTAGAGTATGACGATGTCCAAAACGACAACTACTCCAATGCAAACGGCCCCACGCAGCTGCCTATGTAG
- the LOC121321645 gene encoding perilipin-2-like isoform X2, whose protein sequence is MEMMVVEPQQNVLARMASLPLVSSTYDMVSTVYCNTKENHPYIKSVCEVAENSVKTITSVALTSAMPIIQKLEPQIAIANSFACRSLDKIEEKWPILHQPSDKIVANAKDAVTTTVTGAKETVSFTITGVLDMTKGAVQESVEMTKAVVNGSVNTVMGSRVVKMVSTGVDTALSRSESLVDMYLPLTEEELATEAKSVDENEVAANKPSYYRRLGSVSTKLRTRAYHQALAKVWDAKQRSHEVISELHHNMDLIAYARQNMDSANQKLHSAQDKLHLSWLEWRKKTGCNDEVQDAEHIESRTLAITRGLTHQLQTTCLTLVASVQGLPRNIQDQANTLARSATNVYQNFSSVSSFHEVSDTVLASSKGQLAKMKDSVDGVMDYLVNNTPLNWLVGPFYSRLVDTQLPEQNGEEKKKSKREE, encoded by the exons ATGGAGATGATGGTAGTTGAACCGCAACAG AATGTTTTAGCCAGGATGGCCAGCCTTCCTCTGGTGAGCTCTACTTATGACATGGTCTCCACTGTGTACTGCAACACCAAGGAGAACCACCCCTATATAAAGTCTGTGTGTGAGGTGGCAGAGAACAGTGTGAAGACAATCACTTCAGTGGCCCTCACCAGCGCCATGCCCATCATCCAAAAGCTGGAGCCCCAAA TTGCAATTGCAAACTCGTTTGCCTGCAGAAGTCTGGATAAGATAGAAGAGAAATGGCCAATTCTTCACCAGCCCTCTGACAAG ATTGTTGCAAATGCCAAAGATGCGGTGACAACAACTGTGACTGGTGCCAAGGAGACTGTGTCTTTCACTATCACTGGGGTGCTGGATATGACCAAAGGAGCCGTTCAAGAGAGTGTGGAGATGACCAAGGCGGTTGTGAATGGCAGTGTGAATACTGTGATGGGCAGCCGTGTAGTGAAGATGGTGAGCACTGGAGTTGACACGGCGCTGAGCAGGTCTGAGTCCCTGGTGGATATGTATCTCCCCCTGACTGAGGAAGAACTGG ccaCGGAGGCCAAAAGTGTAGACGAAAATGAAGTTGCTGCAAATAAGCCAAGTTATTATAGAAGGCTGGGATCAGTTTCAACCAAGCTACGCACACGGGCTTACCATCAGGCCCTTGCCAAGGTATGGGACGCAAAGCAGCGGAGTCATGAGGTCATTTCGGAGCTTCACCACAATATGGACTTG ATTGCGTATGCAAGACAAAACATGGACAGTGCCAATCAGAAACTTCACAGTGCCCAGGATAAGCTGCATCTGTCTTGGCTGGAATGGAGGAAAAAGACAGGATGCAATGATGAGGTTCAAGATGCAGAG CACATTGAATCTCGCACTCTTGCCATCACCCGTGGACTTACCCACCAGCTCCAGACGACCTGCCTTACCCTAGTTGCCAGCGTCCAGGGCTTACCTCGGAACATCCAGGACCAGGCTAACACTCTTGCACGCTCTGCAACCAACGTCTACCAGAACTTCAGCTCCGTCTCTTCATTCCATGAGGTCTCTGACACAGTCCTGGCCAGCAGCAAAGGGCAGCTTGCCAAAATGAAGGATTCTGTGGATGGTGTGATGGATTACCTGGTCAACAACACCCCCCTCAATTGGCTGGTAGGTCCCTTTTACTCAAGGCTGGTTGACACCCAGCTGCCTGAGCAAAATGGGGAAGAGAAGAAAAAGTCCAAAAGGGAGGAATAG